CAGGCGATGATCACTCATGCGAGAGCCGAACTCCCGAACGAGTGTTGCGGATTCCTGATCGGAAAAATTGCGGACGAGGTGGGAGTCGTCGAGAGATCCATCCCACTCGTGAACGAACTCAATAGTCCGAGCGAGTTTGCGACCGAGCCCCGAAGTGTTTTTGAAGCCTACCGATTGATGCGAGTCGACGCAAACGAGGTTCTGGCGATCTACCATTCGCACCCCACATCACCGCCAATCCCGAGCAAAAA
This portion of the Fimbriiglobus ruber genome encodes:
- a CDS encoding M67 family metallopeptidase: MNELPHQPYRLVIPPPILQAMITHARAELPNECCGFLIGKIADEVGVVERSIPLVNELNSPSEFATEPRSVFEAYRLMRVDANEVLAIYHSHPTSPPIPSKKDIERNTYGADIAWIIVGLSEESPNIQAWWLHRIGYRPAAWQ